In the Sediminibacter sp. Hel_I_10 genome, one interval contains:
- a CDS encoding DNA polymerase III subunit alpha, with amino-acid sequence MYLNCHSYFSLRYGTIPPEQLLAMASKNDIDTIALTDINTTSACLDFVRRSQKFHVKPILGVDFRNGAQQQFVLIAKNNKGFQNINNYLSLFLHDHELAIPCRPEQEIRDCFVVYPYQKGKDYDLKHNEFLGIKPKDLNALKFSRWNQFQHKLVILQTVSFQDKKNFNTHRLLRAIDNNTLLSKLSKSEEGERTDIMLPFQYLCDYYREFPKIIENTKKLMEDCSISFDFTKKESKNQKTVTQNEASDYELLEKLTYEGIAYRYKDEDLNETIYKRIEKELAIIKEKRFVSYFLINWKILTYARSKAYFYVGRGSGANSIVAYLLRITDVDPVELDLYFERFINVFRQNPPDFDIDFSWKDRDDITRFIFNNFKHTALITVYNTFKFKASVRELGKVFGLPKSEMDKLTRGKYQLKDLDQLSQLVIKYSTYIQGFPNYLGIHAGGILISEKPIHYYGATFMPPKGFATTQFDMVVAEDIGLNKFDILSQRGLGKIKEATEIIAYNHPDSSPIDIHDIKRFKTDERIKSLLRNAKAIGCFYVESPAMRMLMRKLQVDTYLGLVAASSVIRPGVANSGMMREYILRYRYPERRNDAPKALLEIMPETYGVMVYQEDVIKVAHYFGGLDLGEADMLRRGMSGKFRSREEFAKVKQQFFDNCKADGKPQELVADIWRQIESFAGYAFAKGHSASYAVESYQSLFLKAYFPLEYMVATINNFGGFYSTELYVHEARMHDGHIESPCVNTSFTQAIIKKTTIFLGFMFLQSFESKLMKQLVLERSKNGRFESLEDFIDRVPISIEQISILIKINAFRFTGINKRELLWEAHLKISKIVVQEQVMTLFKTEKINYKTPSLSSTDLENAFDEMELLGFPLCNPFDLLETPSKNPLRAKHLEAYLEKTITIEGYLITLKNTKTSNGKLMNFGNFLDRDGDFVDTVHFPIIAATYPFRGKGIYTITGKVVEEFDCITIEVSHLQRAAIIEDPRYSVNSKNATFQIKKSFEDNKKRLQNSSHKESVSGFRHPA; translated from the coding sequence ATGTACCTCAATTGCCACAGTTATTTCAGCTTACGTTATGGCACGATTCCTCCAGAACAACTGCTTGCTATGGCTTCAAAAAATGATATAGATACTATAGCGCTTACCGATATCAACACAACTTCTGCGTGTTTGGACTTTGTAAGACGCTCTCAAAAATTTCACGTAAAGCCTATTCTTGGGGTCGATTTTAGAAATGGAGCTCAGCAACAGTTTGTATTAATTGCCAAAAACAACAAGGGGTTTCAAAACATCAACAATTATTTATCCTTATTTCTTCATGATCATGAGCTAGCTATACCTTGCCGGCCCGAGCAAGAGATTAGGGATTGTTTTGTGGTATACCCGTATCAAAAAGGAAAGGATTATGATTTAAAGCACAATGAGTTTTTGGGCATCAAACCCAAAGATCTTAATGCGCTTAAATTTTCGCGTTGGAACCAATTTCAGCATAAACTCGTCATCCTTCAAACCGTGTCTTTTCAAGATAAAAAGAACTTTAATACCCATCGGTTGTTGCGTGCTATTGACAACAATACCTTATTGAGTAAACTTTCCAAATCTGAAGAAGGCGAAAGAACAGATATTATGTTGCCTTTTCAATACCTCTGTGACTATTATAGAGAATTTCCGAAGATTATAGAAAACACCAAAAAGCTAATGGAAGACTGTTCCATCAGTTTCGATTTCACAAAAAAAGAAAGTAAAAATCAAAAAACAGTAACCCAAAACGAAGCATCAGATTATGAGCTATTGGAGAAATTGACCTACGAGGGGATTGCTTATCGTTACAAAGATGAAGATTTAAATGAAACCATCTATAAACGTATTGAAAAGGAGCTCGCCATTATCAAAGAAAAGAGATTTGTGTCTTACTTTTTAATCAATTGGAAAATCTTAACCTATGCCCGAAGCAAAGCTTATTTCTATGTGGGGCGAGGTAGTGGTGCCAATAGTATTGTTGCGTATTTATTGCGTATTACAGATGTGGACCCTGTAGAGTTAGACTTGTATTTTGAACGGTTTATCAACGTGTTTCGGCAAAACCCGCCAGACTTTGATATTGATTTCTCTTGGAAAGATCGGGACGATATTACCCGTTTTATCTTTAACAATTTTAAACATACCGCTTTAATCACAGTGTATAATACGTTTAAGTTTAAAGCCTCTGTTCGGGAGTTGGGAAAGGTGTTTGGGCTGCCAAAATCTGAAATGGATAAGCTTACAAGAGGAAAATACCAACTCAAAGACTTAGATCAACTCAGTCAACTGGTTATCAAATACAGTACTTATATTCAGGGGTTTCCCAATTACTTGGGCATTCATGCGGGTGGGATTTTGATTTCTGAAAAACCAATTCATTATTACGGCGCCACATTTATGCCTCCAAAAGGCTTTGCTACCACTCAATTTGACATGGTAGTTGCTGAAGATATTGGCCTCAATAAATTTGATATTTTGAGTCAGCGCGGACTCGGGAAAATAAAGGAGGCTACAGAGATCATTGCTTATAACCATCCTGATAGTTCGCCTATAGATATTCATGATATTAAACGTTTTAAGACAGATGAGCGCATTAAAAGCTTACTTCGGAATGCGAAAGCTATTGGCTGTTTTTATGTAGAATCTCCCGCCATGCGTATGTTGATGCGAAAGTTGCAGGTAGATACCTATTTGGGTTTGGTGGCGGCAAGCTCTGTAATACGGCCAGGTGTTGCCAATAGCGGGATGATGCGTGAGTATATCTTGCGCTATCGCTATCCAGAACGCCGTAATGATGCTCCCAAAGCCCTGCTAGAAATCATGCCAGAAACGTACGGTGTGATGGTCTATCAGGAAGATGTCATTAAGGTGGCACATTATTTTGGTGGACTTGATTTGGGTGAGGCCGATATGTTACGACGCGGGATGTCGGGTAAATTTCGTTCGCGAGAGGAGTTTGCAAAAGTCAAACAACAGTTTTTTGATAATTGTAAAGCAGATGGAAAACCGCAGGAATTGGTCGCTGATATTTGGAGACAGATCGAAAGCTTTGCGGGCTATGCGTTTGCAAAAGGACATTCGGCTTCTTATGCGGTAGAAAGTTATCAGAGTTTGTTTTTAAAAGCCTATTTCCCTTTGGAATACATGGTGGCAACCATCAACAATTTTGGCGGATTTTACAGTACAGAGCTTTATGTACATGAAGCTAGAATGCACGACGGCCATATTGAGTCACCATGCGTAAACACCAGTTTTACCCAAGCCATCATTAAAAAGACAACTATTTTTTTGGGATTTATGTTCTTACAATCCTTTGAGTCTAAATTGATGAAGCAATTAGTTTTGGAGCGTTCTAAAAATGGACGGTTTGAGAGCTTAGAGGATTTTATTGATAGGGTGCCCATTTCCATAGAACAAATTTCAATTTTAATTAAAATCAACGCCTTTAGGTTTACAGGGATCAATAAGCGCGAACTCCTTTGGGAGGCACATCTTAAAATTAGTAAGATCGTAGTTCAAGAGCAGGTAATGACCTTGTTTAAAACAGAAAAAATAAATTATAAAACACCAAGTTTATCAAGCACAGACCTTGAGAATGCTTTTGATGAAATGGAGTTGTTGGGGTTTCCGCTTTGCAACCCTTTTGATCTTTTGGAAACGCCCTCTAAAAACCCGTTACGTGCTAAGCATTTAGAAGCGTATCTTGAGAAGACAATTACAATTGAAGGCTATTTAATTACTCTAAAAAACACAAAAACCTCTAATGGTAAATTGATGAATTTCGGTAACTTCTTAGATCGCGATGGTGATTTTGTAGATACGGTTCATTTTCCCATCATAGCTGCAACATACCCATTTCGCGGAAAAGGGATTTACACCATTACGGGTAAAGTGGTGGAGGAGTTTGATTGCATCACCATTGAGGTGTCCCATTTGCAACGTGCCGCAATTATAGAAGATCCCCGATACTCAGTGAATTCTAAAAATGCCACGTTTCAAATTAAAAAGAGTTTTGAGGATAACAAAAAAAGGCTTCAGAATTCATCTCACAAGGAAAGCGTCTCAGGATTTCGACATCCAGCCTAA